One region of Eupeodes corollae chromosome 1, idEupCoro1.1, whole genome shotgun sequence genomic DNA includes:
- the LOC129940651 gene encoding tight junction protein ZO-1 isoform X7, with protein MKFPDYIPNNMVGDRTTWEYHTVAVTRVPGYGFGIAVSGGRDNPHFANGDPSIAVSDVLKGGPAEDRLQVNDRIISVNGVSLENVEYATAVQVLRDSGNTVTLVVKRRVPISSTTAHQHSHSMSSVGLVQQPLTAPGINTATASPILNAPGPGQPIKVTLTKSNKKDDYGVVLGCRLFIKEISTKARDQLAANGYVLQEGDIISRIHNTNCGDTMSLKEAKKIIDGCKERLNLVVLRDITNQGVTTNVNSNHLNNSTAQSSVYSHTQQVSNCSNNLDDPYLGGGASYSSQNLYVQPPTRSSNGPIGLVDEKSNLTPRGRSRGPLMDVSLSQLDRPSTPSNGNSSRARSDEPPRPPPPRGSGAGEDFYSSRRQLYEEDPLQRSRQSAEPRFISFQKEGSVGIRLTGGNEAGIFVTAVQPGSPASLQGLTPGDKILKVNDMDMHGVTREEAVLFLLSLQDRIDLIVQYCKEEYEEVVANQRGDSFHIKTHFHCDNPSKGEMAFKAGDVFRVIDTLHNGVVGSWQVLRIGRGHQEMQRGVIPNKSRAEELATAQFNATKKEMNASESRGNFFRRRRSTHRRSKSLSRENWDDVVFSDSISKFPAYERVVLRHPGFVRPVVLFGPVSDISREKLTKDFPDKFTAPLQDDDKTNSKCRIVRLSNIRDIMDRGKHALLDITPNAVDRLNYAQFYPIVIFLKTDSKHVIKQLRHGIPKSAHKSSKKLLEQCQKLERVWSHVFSTQIVLNDTESWYRKLREAIDLQQSGAVWMSETKPVESLSDDFLFPMTTSRLSYASSPESDLELSPGPSTSLSLGNLPQLVKSSSDPSIATNQDNLDRDRDIIGEGLPPPYTNPYEQSNPPQNRRQTMDTSLTSKYNYPVGPSQSMNPDSNSPPSNTRPQSLYGINAPDLPPRVDRHVKPSDVIANTPPSRTSSSGGTIARSAQERLFGKPTVTDDVQAEYVSRSTTNDSVDRTQQSSLDRQQRLNSVVASPLKPTQQNGSAYDSVSSYDSYNTTQLASIQNVRLGPNAPDDLKSVPNANVGRPGGMNSNVPEFRSAHDHHTRNFIGANDLNRQSSPGRPQYHDLTSARNIDPRNAALNTPARPSNLGLENSPRKQVLETKTDYGKYSRNNSASQADYSKIPKNPHGIAPPPNVNSNGNGTPNGNGGPFKPVPPPKPKNYRPPMQGSGQWENGEPGSPRSPNGFFYPPTPSHYHHSQTPGSPHTSNGSSQQNHIYGTSSGSGGGGHYNGSNQQTSYVQPNGYNGSGHPYSGGGGQQYMHRSHPPPITNLPPHTPERHALDLAGSREQRGSAFELYRKPQIGAAGHHHNMSDMEPYDERYNNYYQVPQHPSRAVYPSDPANNVAAYHQHQQYYNMYPNSPPPPLPKVKKKSVLKSPLTAIKNALIKSTRPLRRMNSMVEQDKKSKPLRRQYSMMERGIGRLQYPDDYPTYPAAMHDPRIPYNGGRATSVPPRDQYYAREQEDMNSTYQNLESEDIYGNIAPAQSRQAYDDLYSNRALIDLERRQAEMIAANRGGGRRIIRRHSTSVADRGYDPRRKPNQRIQSPEAYACEDIYQSRQGAYMLTEPRRPPNSEVMTRRRFYPDQMDISEDHIYQTRREVQRNQIYQSKKEMQERITAGKKDIEREFSPPSSSQSERDDKSERDSIYQSRREVKESGLKTRSQLREQIYQTRREAMESMAEPIYVSKRDVVRPEPIYETKEESSILASGENETDEKKEEKTDSTVIVNGNGGESNGSSQEETLNNSKQSDLQLSADTVIEKTVIPALAAASLAEPEDDDEFDEDEEEDEEETRDEEEACEAVEPLKPLNSPTAATRSPYHKPNMRRTAASRTSLETQYTSQASLPIGPPNATSTPYASDMSLPMAGPVAAPTISGGSTSQRFPTVPREPTTTKGIFDHNGGTLADNFWNVSLQIPPGAIPLGVKQEIYFTVSDPRMGETVGGPPLDMENGETMLSPLVMCGPQGLEFLVPVTLNIPHCAGRTASLGLALKATDSEKNLHTEWDNIDLPSNAAAHTVSVKVDHF; from the exons ATGAAATTTCCAGACTATATACCAAACAATATGGTG ggTGACAGAACTACATGGGAGTACCATACAGTTGCAGTGACAAGAGTACCCGGATACGGATTCGGTATCGCTGTATCAGGAGGTCGAGATAATCCACATTTTGCTAATGGTGATCCCTCCATAGCTGTGAGTGATGTACTCAAAGGTGGACCAGCAGAAGATCGATTGCA agtTAATGACCGTATCATCTCAGTCAATGGTGTAAGTTTGGAAAACGTCGAATACGCCACCGCTGTTCAAGTACTGCGCGATAGTGGAAACACTGTTACACTTGTAGTTAAACGCAGAGTTCCCATCAGCAGCACAACAGCCCATCAACACTCGCACAGTATGAGCTCAGTAGGTTTGGTACAGCAACCCTTAACAGCCCCCGGGATTAATACTGCGACTGCTTCACCAATTCTAAATGCACCCGGCCCTGGACAGCCCATTAAGGTCACTCTtaccaaatcaaacaaaaaagatgacTATGGAGTAGTCCTTGGTTGTCGACTTTTTATAAAG GAAATTTCTACAAAAGCGCGTGATCAACTTGCGGCTAATGGTTACGTCTTGCAAGAAGGCGATATAATTAGTAGAATACACAATACAAATTGTGGTGACACAATGAGCCTCAAAGAAGCCAAAAAGATTATCGATGGGTGCAAAGAACGTCTAAATTTGGTTGTGCTTCGAGATATTACAAATCAAGGAGTGACAACAAATGTGAATAGcaatcatttaaataattcgACAGCTCAATCTTCGGTGTATTCACACACGCAGCAGGTTTCCAATTGCAGTAATAATTTAGATGACCCGTATTTGGGTGGGGGAGCTAGTTATTCCTCACAGAACCTTTATGTCCAGCCTCCGACACGCTCATCAAACGGTCCAATTGGATTGGTTGATGAAAAGAGTAATTTAACACCACGAGGTCGCTCACGAGGTCCCTTAATGGATGTCTCCCTGTCCCAATTAGATCGACCAAGCACTCCATCAAACGGAAATAGCTCTCGAGCTAGATCGGATGAGCCCCCAAGGCCTCCGCCACCGCGAGGTAGTGGAGCTGGTGAAGATTTCTACAGCTCCCGAAGGCAGTTGTATGAGGAAGACCCCCTTCAGAGGTCCCGACAATCAGCTGAACCCAGATTTATTTCCTTTCAAAAAGAAGGAAGTGTTGGAATTCGATTAACTGGAGGAAATGAAGCTGGAATTTTCGTGACAGCGGTTCAGCCAGGTAGTCCCGCTTCACTGCAAGGTCTTACACCTGGTGATAAGATTCTTAAAGTGAATGATATGGATATGCATGGTGTAACTAGAGAAGAAGCAGTTCTCTTTCTTCTCAGTCTCCAAGATAGAATCGATCTAATTGTGCAGTATTGCAAAGAAGAATATGAAGAAGTAGTTGCAAATCAGCGCGGTGATTCTTTCCACATAAAAACTCATTTCCATTGCGATAATCCGTCCAAAGGAGAGATGGCTTTTAAGGCTGGTGATGTCTTTCGAGTAATTGATACACTTCACAATGGAGTAGTTGGTTCGTGGCAAGTACTCAGGATTGGGCGTGGCCATCAGGAAATGCAGCGTGGAGTGATTCCTAATAAATCACGTGCTGAAGAACTAGCCACTGCACAATTTAATGCAACAAAGAAGGAAATGAATGCCTCCGAATCCAGAGGAAACTTCTTTAGGCGCAGGAG GTCAACACATCGACGCTCCAAGAGTCTCTCCCGTGAAAATTGGGATGATGTTGTCTTCTCTGACTCCATCTCTAAGTTCCCAGCCTACGAACGAGTAGTTCTGCGCCATCCGGGCTTTGTTCGTCCTGTTGTTCTTTTTGGACCCGTTTCGGATATATCCCGTGAAAAGCTGACCAAAGATTTTCCAGATAAATTTACTGCTCCATTGCAAGATGACGACAAGACAAACTCTAAATGTCGCATAGTTAGACTATCAAACATTCGTGACATAATGGATCGTGGAAAACATGCCTTACTTGACATTACACCAAATGCAGTAGATCGTCTTAATTATGCTCAGTTTTATCCTATAGTAATTTTCCTTAAAACAGACAGTAAGCATGTCATCAAACAATTACGTCATGGTATTCCAAAGTCTGCACATAAAAGTTCTAAGAAACTCTTAGAACAATGTCAAAAGCTAGAACGTGTTTGGTCACATGTCTTTAGCACTCAAATTGTACTCAATGATACTGAATCATGGTACCGAAAGTTGCGTGAAGCAATCGATTTACAACAAAGCGGTGCTGTTTGGATGTCAGAGACCAAG CCTGTTGAATCCCTATCCGATGATTTCCTATTCCCAATGACCACATCCCGTCTATCGTATGCATCAAGTCCTGAATCCGATTTGGAATTAAGTCCTGGACCATCGACATCATTATCACTTGGCAATTTACCGCAATTGGTTAAATCCAGCTCAGATCCATCGATTGCAACTAATCAGGATAACTTGGATAGGGATAGAGACATTATTGGTGAAGGATTACCGCCTCCATATACG aaTCCATATGAACAGTCGAATCCCCCACAAAATCGTCGCCAAACTATGGACACTAGTCTTACGAGTAAATATAATTATCCTGTCGGACCGAGTCAATCGATGAATCCCGATTCTAATAGTCCTCCATCAAATACACGACCACAATCGCTGTATGGCATCAACGCTCCAGATCTACCGCCACGTGTCGATCGGCATGTCAAACCTTCGGACGTAATTGCAAATACACCGCCGTCCCGCACAAGCAGTTCTGGTGGAACAATTGCTCGATCTGCTCAGGAACGTCTCTTTGGAAAACCTACTGTAACCGATGATGTCCAAGCTGAATATGTTTCAAGATCAACAACCAACGATTCAGTGGACCGCACTCAACAAAGTTCTCTGGATCGACAGCAAAGATTGAATTCTGTAGTAGCAAGTCCACTTAAGCCCACTCAACAAAATGGTTCGGCTTATGATAGTGTTTCTAGTTATGATTCATACAATACAACACAATTGGCTAGCATTCAAAACGTAAGGCTGGGACCGAACGCACCAGATGATCTAAAGTCAGTACCGAATGCAAA tgTTGGACGTCCAGGTGGCATGAATTCTAATGTTCCAGAATTTAGGAGTGCACATGATCATCATACAAGGAACTTTATAGGAGCAAATGATCTCAATCGACAAAGCAGCCCTGGAAGACCTCAGTATCATGACCTTACTTCGGCGCGCAATATAG ATCCGCGAAATGCAGCGTTAAACACACCTGCAAGGCCGTCCAATCTGGGTCTCGAAAATAGTCCGCGAAAGCAAGTTCTCGAAACAAAAACTGATTATGGCAAATACAG CCGAAATAATTCAGCATCTCAAGCCGATTATTCGAAAATTCCTAAAAATCCACATGGTATTGCTCCACCACCGAATGTCAATTCAAACGGAAATGGGACTCCAAATGGAAATGGAGGACCATTCAAACCAGTACCACCACCTAAGCCGAAGAACTATCGTCCCCCAATGCAGGGAAGTGGACAATGGGAAAATGgg GAACCCGGGTCTCCAAGATCACCAAATGGATTTTTCTATCCTCCAACACCTTCGCATTATCATCATTCACAAACTCCTGGTTCACCACACACATCAAATGGCTCAAGTCAACAGAACCATATTTATGGTACTAGCAGCGGGAGCGGTGGTGGGGGTCATTATAACGGAAGTAACCAACAAACATCTTACGTTCAGCCAAATGGATACAATGGTAGTGGGCATCCTTATTCGGGAGGAGGTGGACAACAATACATGCATCGTAGTCATCCTCCGCCTATTA CTAACCTTCCCCCACATACTCCTGAACGACATGCTCTCGATTTGGCTGGCAGTCGAGAACAACGTGGATCGGCTTTTGAGTTATATCGTAAACCGCAAATTGGAGCTGCTGGGCACCATCATAATATGAG CGATATGGAGCCGTATGACGAGCGGTATAATAACTACTATCAAGTCCCACAACATCCTTCTCGTGCTGTTTATCCATCAGATCCTGCTAATAATGTAGCCGCatatcatcaacatcaacaatatTATAACATGTATCCAAattcaccaccaccaccattaCCGAAGGTGAAAAAGAAATCTGTTCTCAAATCTCCTCTAACTGCGATCAAAAACGCTCTAATTAAGTCCACTCGACCTTTGCGGCGAATGAACAGCATGGTTGAGCaagataaaaaatcaaaacctctAAGAAGACAATATTCCATGATGGAAAGGGGAATAGGACGGCTTCAATATCCCGATGATTATCCAACCTATCCCGCAGCGATGCATGACCCAAGAATTCCATATAATGGTGGTCGGGCAACAAGTGTTCCTCCACGAGATCAGTACTACGCCCGCGAACAGGAAGATATGAATAGCACGTACCAAAACCTTGAAAGTGAGGACATATATGGAAACATAGCTCCTGCTCAAAGTAGACAAGCATACGATGACTTGTATTCGAATAGAGCTTTGATAGATCTTGAAAGAAGACAGGCAGAGATGATAGCTGCAAATAGAGGCGGCGGGCGTCGAATTATTCGTCGTCATAGTACAAGTGTTGCAGATCGTGGCTATGATCCACGTCGTAAGCCTAACCAACGCATACAAAGTCCTGAAGCTTACGCTTGCGAGGATATATATCAAAGTCGACAGGGTGCTTATATGTTAACCGAGCCAAGAAGGCCTCCAAACTCTGAAGTTATGACTCGACGTCGTTTCTATCCCGATCAAATGGATATATCAGAAGATCACATCTATCAGACCCGAAGGGAAGTTCAACGTAACCAAATATATCAGTCGAAAAAAGAGATGCAAGAACGCATCACTGCAGGTAAGAAGGATATCGAAAGAGAATTTAGTCCGCCCAGTAGTAGTCAATCGGAACGTGATGATAAATCGGAACGAGACTCCATTTATCAGTCCCGTAGAGAAGTAAAGGAAAGCGGTCTAAAGACAAGATCACAGCTTCGGGAACAGATCTACCAAACGCGCCGCGAGGCAATGGAATCGATGGCTGAGCCCATTTATGTGTCGAAAAGAGATGTGGTTAGGCCTGAGCCTATTTACGAGACTAAAGAAGAATCTAGTATATTGGCATCGGGGGAAAATGAAACCGATgagaagaaagaagaaaaaacagacAGCACAGTAATTGTAAATGGAAATGGTGGAGAAAGTAATGGTTCCTCTCAAGAAGAAACCCTAAATAATTCGAAACAGTCAGATCTGCAGCTATCTGCGGACACAGTGATAGAAAAAACAGTTATTCCAGCTCTAGCCGCAGCAAGTCTTGCTGAGCCAGAAGACGATGATGAGTTCGATgaggacgaagaagaagacgaagaagaaactCGTGATGAAGAAGAAGCTTGCGAGGCTGTAGAACCACTCAAACCCTTAAATTCACCAACTGCAGCAACACGATCACCTTACCACAAACCGAACATGCGTCGCACCGCTGCATCACGAACTTCACTTGAAACTCAATACACATCTCAAGCTAGTCTACCTATAGGACCGCCAAATGCAACTAGCACACCCTATGCCAGTGATATGTCACTGCCAATGGCTGGGCCCGTCGCAGCACCAACAATTTCTGGAGGGTCTACGAGCCAAAGATTTCCCACAGTGCCTCGAGAGCCTACGACAACAAAAGGAATTTTCGATCACAATGGAGGCACCTTAGCGGATAATTTCTGGAATGTTTCACTTCAGATTCCACCAGGTGCGATACCTCTAGGTGTCAAACAAGAGATCTATTTTACAGTTAGTGATCCACGAATGGGTGAAACAGTTGGCGGACCGCCTTTGGATATGGAAAATG GTGAAACAATGCTATCACCTTTAGTGATGTGCGGCCCTCAAGGCTTGGAGTTCCTTGTTCCAGTTACATTAAACATCCCTCACTGCGCCGGTCGAACAGCTTCCTTGGGACTCGCTCTCAAGGCCACCGATAGCGAAAAAAATCTCCACACCGAATGGGATAACATTGATTTACCAAGTAATGCAGCCGCACATACAGTTTCAGTGAAAGTCgaccatttttga